One Helianthus annuus cultivar XRQ/B chromosome 7, HanXRQr2.0-SUNRISE, whole genome shotgun sequence genomic region harbors:
- the LOC118480536 gene encoding receptor-like protein 46, with amino-acid sequence MATIIKSLSILSILFILNSIPISSSCPIHQKQALLQFKSTLTTISNSNSDSNSDDYIPFTELDSWDPKTDCCTWDRVNCTRTRNKTRTVVELYLYSVVPLLETPVFSNVLTPVFGIRTLKVLDISMNSLAGEIPGDGIGNLTGLVHLDMMQNNFNGSIPRQIFGLTSLRYLDMSSNSLEGELLPEFGLLRNLTTLVLSVNHFKGSIPAELFELESLRVVDLSNNSFTDGLSSEVGKLRSLESLKLNENFLTGNVPDEIGNLTKLTELSLAQNQFFGGILLSIGNLKNLESLDLSENLLSGQIPAGIGELVNLTTLDLSKNRLTGPIQSSLRNLTKLETLRLKNNMLTGEIPSWLFKMKTLKKLFIGGEASRLIWNNKTKIVPRCSLEQLGMPSCGISGHIPEWISTQKDLDFLDLSGNQFEGGFPNWLAKMDVGSIILSDNKLTGKLPPQLFESGSLSVLALSRNNFSGELPENIGNARTIMILMLSGNNFSGHIPVSISKIYRLLLLDLSRNRLSGPVFADNPLLAYIDLSYNEFSGEIPVTFSTETQILSLGGNKFSGDLPVNLTNLVNLEHLDLHDNNITGNFQDVIPQIVSLQVLDLRNNSLIGFMPKAISNLASLRILDLSGNNLAGSIPREIGNLARMIETPDMKPTVDIFNFLIEFQDLLLNWKNSFRGLSSRKLDIYSFLDLSNNRISGEIPATLGNLKGLKLLNISHNRISGNIPVSFGNLEGIESLDLSHNEISGLIPQSFSKLNQLAILDVSNNKLMGKIPTGGQMSTMNELNSFANNSGLCGMQIRIVCPEDIRPSDDHEVEDETLSWFSWEATWVGFPVGLFSSILFMAYSLNFLNLFKFR; translated from the coding sequence ATGGCCACAATAATCAAATCACTATCAATATTATCAATCTTGTTCATACTCAATTCCATTCCAATATCATCCTCATGTCCAATCCACCAAAAACAAGCACTACTCCAATTCAAATCCACCCTCACCACcatttccaattccaattccgaTTCCAATTCCGACGACTACATCCCATTCACAGAACTCGACTCATGGGACCCGAAAACCGACTGTTGCACGTGGGACCGTGTCAACTGCACACGAACCCGAAACAAAACGAGAACAGTCGTCGAGCTCTACTTATACTCCGTCGTCCCCTTACTCGAAACCCCCGTGTTCTCCAACGTTTTGACCCCGGTTTTCGGTATCCGGACACTGAAAGTTCTAGATATCTCGATGAACTCATTGGCGGGTGAGATTCCTGGAGATGGGATTGGTAATCTTACCGGGCTGGTTCATCTTGACATGATGCAGAACAACTTTAACGGCTCTATTCCCCGCCAGATTTTCGGGTTAACGAGTTTACGTTATTTGGATATGAGTAGTAATTCACTTGAGGGTGAGTTATTGCCTGAATTCGGGCTTCTGCGGAATCTGACAACACTAGTGTTAAGTGTGAATCACTTCAAGGGTTCGATTCCTGCAGAGCTTTTCGAGCTTGAATCTCTTCGGGTTGTTGATCTAAGTAACAATAGTTTCACGGATGGTTTAAGTTCGGAAGTTGGTAAGCTTCGGAGTCTTGAATCCCTTAAGCTAAATGAGAATTTTCTGACTGGAAACGTACCGGACGAGATTGGAAATCTAACGAAGTTAACAGAGCTTTCGCTTGCACAGAATCAGTTTTTCGGTGGGATTCTGTTGTCTATTGGAAACTTAAAGAATCTGGAATCACTGGATTTATCAGAAAATTTGTTATCCGGTCAGATTCCGGCTGGCATTGGAGAACTAGTGAACCTGACCACCCTTGATCTGAGCAAGAACCGATTAACCGGTCCAATCCAGTCATCGTTGCGAAACTTGACAAAATTAGAGACCCTGCGGCTCAAGAACAATATGCTGACAGGCGAAATCCCATCTTGGTTGTTCAAAATGAAGACGTTAAAGAAACTGTTTATAGGAGGAGAAGCGAGCAGATTGATTTGGAATAATAAAACGAAGATCGTTCCACGATGCAGTCTCGAACAATTAGGCATGCCTTCATGTGGAATTTCCGGTCACATTCCCGAATGGATTTCAACGCAAAAAGATTTGGATTTTCTCGATTTGAGTGGTAACCAATTCGAGGGTGGATTTCCAAATTGGCTTGCAAAGATGGATGTCGGAAGCATAATTTTATCCGACAACAAGCTCACCGGAAAACTCCCGCCTCAACTGTTTGAATCTGGAAGTTTATCGGTTCTTGCATTGTCAAGAAACAATTTTTCCGGTGAGTTACCGGAGAATATAGGCAATGCCAGGACGATTATGATCCTTATGTTGTCCGGAAACAATTTTTCGGGGCATATTCCGGTTTCAATATCCAAGATTTACCGGCTGCTGCTTTTGGATTTGTCGAGAAACCGACTTTCCGGCCCGGTTTTTGCGGATAATCCTCTTCTTGCTTACATTGACTTGTCGTACAATGAATTCTCCGGTGAGATTCCGGTGACTTTTTCTACAGAAACTCAGATTCTTTCTTTGGGTGGGAATAAGTTTTCTGGCGATTTACCGGTTAATTTGACTAACTTGGTCAACCTCGAACATCTTGATCTTCACGACAACAATATTACCGGAAATTTCCAAGATGTGATACCTCAAATCGTGAGTCTTCAAGTTCTAGACTTAAGAAACAATTCCCTTATAGGATTTATGCCGAAAGCGATCTCGAACCTTGCTTCGCTCCGGATTCTTGATCTCTCCGGGAACAATTTGGCCGGAAGTATCCCACGGGAGATCGGAAACCTTGCAAGAATGATAGAAACACCGGACATGAAACCAACGGTTGACATTTTCAACTTCTTGATAGAGTTTCAAGACTTGCTGTTAAACTGGAAGAACTCATTTCGAGGGTTATCAAGTCGGAAGCTCGATATCTACTCTTTTTTAGATTTGTCGAACAACAGAATCTCCGGCGAGATTCCGGCAACTTTAGGCAATCTCAAAGGGCTAAAGCTGCTCAACATTTCACACAACAGAATCTCCGGGAATATTCCAGTTTCTTTCGGAAATCTAGAGGGGATAGAGAGCTTAGATTTGTCACACAACGAGATCTCGGGTTTGATTCCTCAGTCATTTTCGAAGCTGAATCAACTTGCGATTCTTGATGTGAGTAACAATAAGCTGATGGGTAAGATTCCTACTGGTGGACAGATGAGCACGATGAACGAATTGAATTCTTTTGCGAACAATAGCGGATTATGCGGTATGCAGATTAGAATCGTATGTCCAGAGGATATCCGACCGTCAGATGACCACGAGGTGGAAGATGAGACACTGTCATGGTTTTCATGGGAGGCAACTTGGGTCGGTTTTCCGGTTGGGTTATTTTCGTCAATCTTGTTCATGGCCTACTCACTGAATTTCCTAAATCTGTTCAAATTTCGGTGA